The following nucleotide sequence is from Sphingomonas panacisoli.
GATTGAATTCGCGCCCGACCCTCGCGACGGCGCGGAGTTTGCGAAGCTGCGCGCCGCCGGTATCGTCCGCGAAGTGCCGGGCGGCCGCTATTGGTTCGACCTTGTCGCCTACCACCTACGCGAACAAGCGCGCAGCCGCGTCGCGGTGATGTGGACGCTCGGGCTGGCCGTCATGATCGCGGCGGTCGCCGTCCTGTTCTACCGCGGCTAACCTGCCCGGAACGTCAGCCCCGCTTTCGCCGTCAGCCGATCGCGCAACGCGTCGCCCATCAGCGCGCCGGGCGTCCAGATGCCGCCGTCGCCCTTGACGTCCTGTACCAGGCAGAGAGCGCTCTCCGCGATCATCTTGCTGGTCGAGCCATAGCCCGGGTCGCGATCGCCGGTGACCACGCATTCGATCCGCGCGCCATCGGGATATTCGCCGATGAAGATGATGTCGTAATGCCCCGCGTCGCGCTCATCCTTGGACGGGCCTTCGCCAGGTTTCGGACCTTTGTCGCCGGTGAGCGGATTGACCTTGGCGATCGCTTCCGCCGCCGCCTTCCCGATGTCGCCGAGCCCTGCGACCATCATCTCGTCATAGACGAAGTCGGCGCCGAACTGTTCGCCTAGCAGAAAGTTGGTGCGGTGGACGTTCTTGGTGTTGATCGGCGCCATGATGAACGGCGCGACCCACGCGCCGACCGCGGAATCGTATTCGGGGATGAGCCCGGTCGGCTGGTGCGGCCCCTTGAAGCCGGGCGTGAGCGCGAAGGGGCTCGTCAGCAGCGCGACGATCCGCGGGTCGCGCGCGGCGGCGGCGAGCGTTGCCTTCAGGCTCGCCGCGGTGCCGCCGGAGAAGCCGCCCTTCATCACGCGCACGCGGCCCTTGACACGCGGCGCGGGCTTACCGTGCTTGGCGGTGGCGCATTGCTGGAGCGTGAGCACCCCTAGATCGAACGGGATCGAATCGAATCCACAACTGAACACGATTCGCGCGCCGCTAGCCTTGGCCTGGTCGTGATGCGCGTCGATCATCTGCCGCATCCAGGCAGGCTCGCCGCACAAATCGACATACGCGGTGCCGGTCGCTGCGCATGCGGCCACCAGGTCGCTGCCGTAGAGTTGATACGGCCCGACCGTCGAGATGACGACGGTCGCGCGCTCGCACATCGCTTTCAGGCTGGCGGGATCGTCCGAATTGGCGTTGATCAGCGTGGTGTCGGCAGGTGCGCCGATCAGGTCGCGGACCTCCTCCAGCTTGGTCAGGGACCGTCCGGCCATCGCCCAGGTGACGCCGCTGGGATACGTCTCGACCAGATATTCGGCGACCAGCCGCCCGGTAAATCCGGTCGCGCCATAGACGATGATATCGAATTCGCGCGCCATGTCAGTTCTCCCCTCCCGCTTGCGGGAGGGGCCGGGGGTGGGCCTGTCCGGCAACGGTGTCGCAACACCATGCCCACCCCTAACCCCTCCCGCAAGCGGGAGGGGAATTTAGGCAGCCTCGCTGAACTGCAGCGCCGCCAGCCTAGCATATAATCCGCCGCGCGCATTCAGGCTGGCATGCGTGCCTTCCTCGACGATGCGGC
It contains:
- a CDS encoding saccharopine dehydrogenase family protein, translated to MAREFDIIVYGATGFTGRLVAEYLVETYPSGVTWAMAGRSLTKLEEVRDLIGAPADTTLINANSDDPASLKAMCERATVVISTVGPYQLYGSDLVAACAATGTAYVDLCGEPAWMRQMIDAHHDQAKASGARIVFSCGFDSIPFDLGVLTLQQCATAKHGKPAPRVKGRVRVMKGGFSGGTAASLKATLAAAARDPRIVALLTSPFALTPGFKGPHQPTGLIPEYDSAVGAWVAPFIMAPINTKNVHRTNFLLGEQFGADFVYDEMMVAGLGDIGKAAAEAIAKVNPLTGDKGPKPGEGPSKDERDAGHYDIIFIGEYPDGARIECVVTGDRDPGYGSTSKMIAESALCLVQDVKGDGGIWTPGALMGDALRDRLTAKAGLTFRAG